From Mercenaria mercenaria strain notata chromosome 17, MADL_Memer_1, whole genome shotgun sequence, the proteins below share one genomic window:
- the LOC123535675 gene encoding invertebrate-type lysozyme-like produces the protein MRFSVMNCGYFQITRAIWTDCGKIGPGWKKCADDVMCSSQCIQNYMKRYAQRNNCMLNCEGYTREIYGGPNGCNNPTTIPYWNAVQKVPGCKGVE, from the exons ATGAGATTCAGTGTAATGAACTGTGGATACTTCCAAATTACACGTGCGATATGGACGGATTGCGGAAAGATTGGTCCAG GCTGGAAGAAGTGTGCTGATGACGTCATGTGCTCTTCACAGTGTATACAGAATTACATGAAAAGATATGCTCAGCGTAATAACTGTATGTTGAATTGTGAGGGATACACTCGAGAGATATACGGGGGTCCGAACGGGTGCAATAATCCTACGACAATACCCTACTGGAACGCTGTGCAGAAAGTCCCCGGATGCAAAGGAGTTGAATAG